The following proteins are co-located in the Streptosporangium brasiliense genome:
- a CDS encoding sensor histidine kinase, with protein sequence MFGRLRAWSRRHPSAVDALWLAPFMLACLGTVVGLALDPELYLGQSGMGFWGYLGLGVVLVVPLFWRRRWPLTVFAIVSTVSFGQWLSGVEATPFNMAVLIAMYAVASLCSLRWAIAAGLVAELGLALSFGQITTNPDPRTFASASVFVVAIWIAGIYANTRRHYLESLEERAERAERERDQQAQLAAAAERARIARELHDVVAHNVSVIIVQADGAGYAIDSDPEQARKAMQAISVTGRQALAEMRRMVGVLRTDGAAVEEEYAPQPSLSQLDDLVAQVRSSGLPVDFQVTGAPQELPEGEQLTVYRIVQEALTNTLKHGGPDTRATVEMEYGLRELLLRVTDDGRGAAAPGRPGGHGLVGMRERAAMFGGSVEARPRMGGGFQVTARLPIGETGRSRAA encoded by the coding sequence GTGTTCGGCAGATTACGCGCCTGGAGCCGGCGCCATCCCAGTGCTGTGGACGCCCTGTGGCTGGCGCCGTTCATGCTGGCCTGTCTGGGCACCGTCGTCGGGCTGGCGCTGGATCCGGAGCTTTACCTCGGGCAGAGCGGGATGGGCTTCTGGGGCTATCTGGGGTTGGGTGTGGTGCTGGTCGTCCCGCTGTTCTGGCGGCGGAGGTGGCCCCTGACGGTGTTCGCGATCGTCTCGACGGTGAGTTTCGGGCAGTGGCTGTCGGGGGTGGAGGCGACGCCGTTCAACATGGCGGTGCTCATCGCGATGTACGCGGTGGCGTCGCTGTGCTCGCTGCGGTGGGCGATCGCGGCGGGTCTGGTGGCCGAGCTGGGGCTCGCCCTGTCTTTCGGTCAGATCACGACAAATCCTGATCCGCGCACTTTCGCCAGCGCCTCGGTGTTCGTGGTCGCGATCTGGATCGCGGGGATCTACGCCAACACCCGCCGCCACTATCTGGAGAGCCTGGAGGAGCGGGCCGAGCGGGCCGAGCGGGAGCGGGACCAGCAGGCCCAGCTGGCCGCGGCGGCCGAGCGGGCCCGGATCGCCCGCGAGCTGCACGACGTGGTCGCGCACAACGTGAGTGTGATCATCGTTCAGGCCGACGGGGCGGGTTACGCGATCGACAGCGATCCCGAGCAGGCCCGTAAGGCCATGCAGGCCATCTCCGTCACGGGCCGGCAGGCGCTGGCCGAGATGCGCAGGATGGTCGGCGTGCTGCGGACCGACGGCGCCGCCGTCGAGGAGGAATACGCCCCGCAGCCGAGCCTGTCGCAGCTGGACGACCTGGTGGCGCAGGTGCGTTCCTCGGGGCTGCCGGTCGATTTCCAGGTCACCGGCGCTCCACAGGAGCTGCCCGAGGGGGAGCAGCTGACGGTCTACCGGATCGTGCAGGAGGCGCTCACCAATACCCTCAAGCATGGCGGTCCGGACACCAGGGCCACGGTCGAGATGGAGTACGGCTTGCGCGAGCTGCTTCTGCGGGTGACCGATGACGGTCGCGGCGCAGCCGCCCCGGGGCGTCCGGGCGGGCACGGTCTGGTCGGCATGCGGGAGCGGGCGGCCATGTTCGGCGGGAGCGTCGAGGCCAGGCCCCGCATGGGCGGTGGGTTCCAGGTGACCGCGCGGCTGCCGATCGGCGAGACCGGGCGGAGCCGGGCCGCGTGA
- a CDS encoding ABC transporter ATP-binding protein: MTITGEVGAWKARESVAAAVVARGLTKVYGQGDAAVHALRGVDVSFATGAFTAIMGPSGSGKSTLMHCLAGLDTVSGGQVHIGDVELTGLGDKQLTLLRRERIGFIFQAFNLLPTLTAEQNIRLPLEIAGRQADRDLFDRVVETVGLRDRLGHKPTELSGGQQQRVAVARALISKPQVIFADEPTGNLDSRSGAEVLSFLRTSVHELGQTIVMVTHDPVAASYADRVVFLRDGLLVSEVVKPTPQTVLDTLMKLEA; encoded by the coding sequence GTGACCATCACCGGAGAGGTCGGCGCCTGGAAGGCGCGGGAGAGCGTGGCGGCCGCCGTGGTAGCCAGAGGTCTGACCAAGGTGTACGGGCAGGGGGACGCTGCCGTGCACGCCCTCCGGGGGGTGGACGTCTCCTTCGCGACGGGCGCCTTCACCGCGATCATGGGCCCCTCCGGGTCGGGCAAGTCCACGCTGATGCACTGCCTGGCCGGGCTGGACACGGTCAGCGGCGGGCAGGTGCACATCGGCGACGTGGAGCTCACCGGGCTGGGCGACAAGCAGCTCACCCTGCTGCGCCGCGAGCGGATCGGCTTCATCTTCCAGGCGTTCAACCTGCTGCCGACGCTGACCGCCGAGCAGAACATCCGGCTCCCGTTGGAGATCGCCGGGCGCCAGGCCGACCGGGATCTGTTCGACCGGGTCGTGGAGACCGTGGGCCTGCGTGACCGGCTCGGCCACAAGCCGACCGAGCTGTCGGGTGGCCAGCAGCAGCGCGTGGCGGTGGCCCGCGCCCTGATCAGCAAGCCGCAGGTCATCTTCGCCGACGAGCCGACCGGGAACCTGGACTCGCGCAGCGGCGCGGAGGTGCTGTCGTTCCTGCGTACCTCGGTGCACGAGCTCGGCCAGACGATCGTGATGGTCACCCACGACCCGGTCGCGGCCTCCTACGCCGACCGGGTGGTCTTCCTCCGTGACGGCCTGCTGGTCAGCGAGGTGGTCAAGCCGACGCCGCAGACCGTGCTCGACACGCTGATGAAGCTGGAGGCCTGA
- a CDS encoding toxin glutamine deamidase domain-containing protein, whose translation MTRLFLPAGVYNPVVTADGQRWRDFELEAPGPAGVAAPREPERVPDRIPDRVPDRVPDRVPERAQWRPLRLERCRPYGVAGGLARPDPQTQEDMVRAVPVTEQGVPRRFPDPRGMWIRLINGAGAAEDPFRATNAVDCALAVLSTWHGAPAVAAPRRPEYDRVGKPLLTGEAGGVARAERWLGQRFQYVGQGRHAYVPIAQALLAGGHGAAAIIVNRWPAGGSHAWNAVNSGGEVIWIDAQRGHMAVEPPYESVTGVFCVVIDREGRRL comes from the coding sequence GTGACTCGGTTGTTTCTACCCGCGGGGGTCTACAACCCCGTCGTGACGGCGGACGGCCAGCGGTGGCGCGACTTCGAGCTGGAGGCTCCGGGTCCGGCCGGGGTGGCGGCGCCACGGGAGCCCGAGCGGGTTCCCGACCGGATTCCCGACCGGGTTCCCGACCGGGTTCCCGACCGGGTTCCTGAGCGGGCGCAGTGGAGGCCGCTGCGGCTGGAGCGGTGCCGGCCGTACGGCGTGGCCGGGGGGCTGGCCAGGCCCGACCCGCAGACCCAGGAGGACATGGTGCGGGCCGTGCCGGTCACCGAGCAGGGGGTGCCCCGGCGCTTCCCCGATCCGCGGGGGATGTGGATCAGGCTGATCAACGGGGCCGGGGCCGCCGAGGACCCGTTCCGGGCGACCAACGCGGTGGACTGCGCGCTGGCGGTGCTCTCCACCTGGCACGGCGCGCCGGCGGTGGCCGCTCCCCGGCGGCCGGAGTACGACCGGGTCGGAAAGCCGCTGCTCACCGGTGAGGCCGGGGGAGTGGCGCGGGCCGAGCGGTGGCTGGGCCAGCGCTTCCAGTACGTGGGACAGGGGCGCCACGCCTACGTCCCCATCGCGCAGGCACTGCTGGCGGGCGGGCACGGTGCCGCCGCGATCATCGTCAACCGCTGGCCGGCCGGCGGCAGCCACGCGTGGAACGCGGTCAACTCCGGCGGAGAGGTGATCTGGATCGACGCGCAGCGGGGCCACATGGCGGTCGAGCCGCCGTACGAGTCGGTGACGGGCGTCTTCTGCGTGGTGATCGACAGAGAGGGGCGGCGGCTGTGA
- a CDS encoding response regulator, whose amino-acid sequence MLVDDQVLLRAGFRMVLGAQPDIEVVAEAGDGAAAVEAARTAEVDVVLMDVRMPVMDGVEATRLICAAGERPRVLILTTFDLDDYAFAALKAGASGFLLKDVPPSDLISAIHSVHSGDAVVAPSTTRRLLERFAVHLPSPGAAEPAALTGLTAREREVLVLVARGLSNTEIADRLVLAEATVKTHLGRVLAKLSLRDRAQVVVYAYESGLVTPHSAG is encoded by the coding sequence ATGTTGGTCGACGATCAGGTGCTGCTGCGGGCCGGGTTCCGCATGGTGCTCGGCGCGCAGCCGGACATCGAGGTCGTCGCGGAGGCGGGCGACGGGGCGGCGGCGGTCGAGGCGGCGCGGACGGCCGAGGTCGACGTCGTGCTGATGGACGTGCGGATGCCGGTCATGGACGGGGTGGAGGCGACCCGGCTGATCTGCGCGGCGGGCGAGCGGCCCCGCGTGCTGATCCTGACCACCTTCGACCTGGACGACTACGCGTTCGCGGCGCTGAAGGCGGGCGCTTCGGGGTTCCTGCTGAAGGACGTGCCGCCGTCAGACCTGATCAGTGCGATCCACTCGGTGCACAGCGGGGACGCGGTGGTCGCGCCGAGCACGACACGGCGGCTGCTGGAGCGCTTCGCCGTGCATCTCCCCTCTCCGGGCGCGGCGGAGCCGGCGGCGCTGACCGGGTTGACCGCGCGGGAGCGGGAGGTGCTCGTGCTGGTGGCCAGGGGCCTGTCGAACACGGAGATCGCCGACCGGCTGGTGCTGGCGGAGGCGACGGTCAAGACGCATCTGGGCCGGGTCCTGGCCAAGCTGAGCCTGCGGGACCGGGCGCAGGTCGTGGTGTACGCCTACGAGTCGGGGCTCGTGACCCCGCATTCGGCGGGCTGA
- a CDS encoding ABC transporter permease, giving the protein MLKTTLAGLRAHKLRLLLTSLAIALGVGFIAGTFVLTDTIEAGFTQKFSAAADKIDVAVLPVPDEKSDAVPSVSAATLEKIRAVGGVADAQGLVQGTAALIGKDGKAAGDYPTAGISIAEGSLNRTAITSGSAPKTPTEAVLDENTAETRGFKVGDTVTVLDSGNAKHRFTLVGLFDVGLNQELGYTGAVGFTTGAAQTMTGEKGFREVDVAAAEGVSQETVRDSVAAALGSGYEVKTGKQYADAMARQNGADTEFLKLGLLLFGLVAMFVAALVIYNTFNILVAQRTREMALLRCIGATRGQVFGSIVLESVVVGVLSSVLGLLLGYGLGAGALAVLSSVGAPLPEATAALTPRTIALGLLIGLVVTVGAALLPARSATKVAPIAALRTQVEEHTFRAGLTRVIFASLFLVAGVGATVAALNMGAGQTALVVVMAGGSLVFLGVLTLGPVIVKPLGAFVGWLPAKLFRVPGKLAVDNSRRNPKRSATTTVALTVGVTLMTLIAVLTGTIRMTYTQKLDDQFPVDYMVQAQARDSGLPRALAEDLRTKPELTSVVAFRASAARAGDRSEKYEVGTFTAGSDFRPELATGSIDLLRPGTAVVADHVVKRLKLKVGDRLPVRTARAGTVDLTIVSTFDPQNTDLAEVTVPDKDFERYFGTVDDSRVMINAKDGVSPERSRKVVEAAAQPYPTAKVASSTDVRGEFDEALDMMLMIITGLLGLAVLISLLGIANTLSLSVHERTRESALLRALGLTRPQLRRMLSVEALILGLIGALVGVVLGVTFGWAAARTMTEDVVFQLPVLQILAFVALSGLAGVVAAVLPARRAARASIVGSLAAG; this is encoded by the coding sequence TTGCTGAAGACGACTCTGGCCGGACTGCGGGCGCACAAGCTGCGCCTGCTGCTCACCTCGCTGGCGATCGCGCTGGGGGTGGGCTTCATCGCGGGCACGTTCGTGCTCACCGACACCATCGAAGCGGGTTTCACCCAGAAGTTCTCCGCGGCGGCTGACAAGATCGATGTCGCCGTGCTGCCCGTGCCGGACGAGAAGTCCGACGCGGTGCCGTCCGTCTCCGCCGCCACGCTGGAGAAGATCCGCGCCGTCGGCGGCGTCGCCGACGCGCAGGGGCTCGTGCAGGGCACCGCCGCACTGATCGGCAAGGACGGCAAGGCGGCCGGTGACTATCCCACGGCCGGCATCTCCATCGCCGAGGGCTCGCTGAACCGCACGGCGATCACCAGTGGCTCCGCCCCGAAGACCCCGACGGAGGCCGTGCTCGACGAGAACACCGCCGAGACCCGCGGTTTCAAGGTCGGCGACACCGTCACGGTGCTGGACTCCGGGAACGCCAAGCACCGGTTCACGCTGGTGGGCCTATTCGATGTCGGCCTCAACCAGGAGCTCGGCTACACCGGCGCGGTGGGCTTCACCACCGGCGCGGCCCAGACGATGACCGGGGAGAAGGGTTTCCGGGAGGTCGACGTCGCGGCCGCCGAGGGCGTGTCGCAGGAGACGGTGCGCGACTCGGTCGCCGCGGCCCTGGGCTCGGGATACGAGGTCAAGACGGGTAAGCAGTACGCCGACGCCATGGCCCGGCAGAACGGCGCCGACACCGAGTTCCTCAAGCTGGGCCTGCTGCTGTTCGGCCTGGTGGCGATGTTCGTGGCCGCGCTGGTCATCTACAACACCTTCAACATCCTGGTCGCCCAGCGGACGCGCGAGATGGCGCTGCTGCGCTGCATCGGCGCGACCCGCGGGCAGGTGTTCGGCTCCATCGTGCTGGAGTCCGTCGTGGTGGGCGTGCTGTCGTCGGTGCTGGGCCTGCTGCTGGGCTACGGGCTGGGCGCGGGGGCGCTGGCCGTGCTGTCCTCGGTCGGGGCGCCGCTGCCCGAGGCGACCGCCGCGCTGACGCCGCGCACGATCGCTCTCGGCCTGCTCATCGGCCTGGTCGTCACGGTGGGGGCGGCGCTGCTGCCGGCGCGGTCGGCGACGAAGGTCGCACCGATCGCGGCGCTGCGCACGCAGGTCGAGGAGCACACCTTCCGGGCGGGCCTGACCCGGGTGATCTTCGCGTCGCTGTTCCTGGTCGCGGGCGTGGGCGCCACGGTGGCCGCGCTGAACATGGGGGCCGGTCAGACCGCGCTCGTGGTGGTCATGGCCGGAGGCTCGCTCGTCTTCCTCGGGGTGCTGACCCTCGGCCCGGTGATCGTCAAGCCGCTCGGCGCCTTCGTGGGCTGGCTGCCCGCCAAGCTGTTCCGGGTGCCCGGCAAGCTGGCCGTGGACAACTCGCGGCGCAATCCCAAGCGGTCGGCCACCACCACCGTGGCGCTGACCGTGGGCGTGACGCTGATGACGCTCATCGCCGTCCTCACCGGCACCATCCGGATGACCTACACCCAGAAGCTCGACGACCAGTTCCCCGTGGACTACATGGTCCAGGCTCAGGCCCGGGACTCCGGGCTGCCCCGCGCGCTGGCCGAGGACCTGCGGACCAAGCCCGAGCTGACCTCGGTCGTCGCCTTCCGGGCGAGCGCCGCCAGGGCCGGTGACAGGAGCGAGAAGTATGAGGTCGGGACCTTCACCGCCGGCTCGGACTTCAGGCCGGAGCTCGCCACGGGCTCGATCGACCTTCTCCGGCCCGGCACCGCGGTCGTCGCCGACCACGTCGTCAAGCGCCTCAAGCTCAAGGTCGGCGACCGGCTGCCGGTGCGGACGGCCAGGGCCGGCACGGTGGACCTCACGATCGTGTCCACCTTCGACCCGCAGAACACCGATCTGGCCGAGGTGACCGTGCCGGACAAGGATTTCGAGCGCTACTTCGGCACGGTCGACGACAGCCGGGTGATGATCAACGCCAAGGACGGCGTCAGCCCCGAGCGGTCCCGCAAGGTGGTCGAGGCGGCGGCGCAGCCGTACCCGACGGCGAAGGTCGCCAGCTCGACGGATGTCCGGGGCGAGTTCGACGAGGCGCTCGACATGATGTTGATGATCATCACCGGCCTGCTGGGCCTGGCGGTGCTCATCTCCCTGCTGGGCATCGCCAACACGCTCTCCCTGTCGGTCCACGAGCGGACCCGTGAGTCGGCGCTGCTGCGGGCGCTCGGCCTGACCCGGCCCCAGCTACGGCGGATGCTCTCGGTGGAGGCGCTCATCCTGGGGCTGATCGGCGCGCTGGTCGGCGTGGTGCTCGGCGTCACGTTCGGCTGGGCCGCGGCGCGGACGATGACGGAAGACGTCGTCTTCCAGCTCCCGGTCCTGCAGATCCTGGCGTTCGTGGCGCTGTCCGGCCTGGCCGGGGTGGTCGCCGCCGTGCTGCCCGCCCGCCGGGCGGCGCGCGCCTCGATCGTGGGCTCGCTCGCCGCCGGCTGA
- a CDS encoding MarR family winged helix-turn-helix transcriptional regulator, which yields MADPRWLDEREFRAWLGYRRMRLLLDAQIARDLSRESGLSDPDYDVLSALTSSEDRRWRLQALADRMLWSKSRLSRHISRMEERGLVTREDCATDARGAVIVLTESGQRAIEAAAPGHVESVRRHLIDLLTPEQIDTLGDIADTVLAHLAEAQGDAGP from the coding sequence ATGGCCGACCCACGGTGGCTCGACGAGCGGGAGTTCCGGGCGTGGCTCGGCTACCGCCGGATGCGCCTGTTGCTCGACGCACAGATCGCCCGTGACCTCAGCCGGGAGTCGGGCCTGTCCGATCCCGACTACGACGTGCTGTCCGCGCTGACCTCCAGCGAGGACCGCCGCTGGCGCCTGCAGGCACTCGCCGACCGCATGCTGTGGTCCAAGAGCCGCCTGTCCCGGCACATCAGCCGGATGGAGGAGCGCGGCCTGGTCACCCGCGAGGACTGCGCCACCGACGCCCGCGGCGCGGTCATCGTCCTCACCGAGTCAGGGCAGCGGGCCATCGAGGCCGCCGCCCCCGGCCACGTCGAGTCGGTCCGCCGCCACCTGATCGACCTGCTCACCCCGGAACAGATCGATACTCTCGGCGACATCGCGGACACGGTGCTCGCGCACCTCGCCGAGGCGCAGGGCGACGCCGGCCCTTGA
- a CDS encoding APC family permease, with the protein MSITDSTEAPADGVHRLRKNAVGLVGVIFMAVATAAPITAMTGNVPIVVGFGNGLGVPAGYLVATIVLTVFSVGYVAMAKHITSAGAFYGYISHGLGQVVGMVAGLLATMAYVVFEASIIGFFAYSANDTFKSLAGVDIHWLWFALLGLALNAILTYFDINLTAKVLGVFLVTEILMLGLTATVTLFHGGGPDGLMAETLNPARAFTVTGLETGAVGLGLFMCFWSWVGFESTAMYGEESREPKRIIPIATLVSVIGIGLFYTFVSWMTVAANGVKAPQIAAEEFAGIFFNPTGELVGEWAVDLFKILILTGSFACSMAFHNCAARYLYAIGREDLIPGTRATLGATHPRHGSPHIAGAVQTAISVVIVLAFFFAGMDPYLHIYTLLAVLGTLAVLIVQTLCSFSVIGYFHVRKKHPETASWWRTLLAPLLGGLAMAYVVLLLFQNQEAAAGDAAKSPFFALIPWIVLGAAVLGAALALYLRARRPEKYAIIGRIVLEDTVERD; encoded by the coding sequence TTGAGCATCACCGACAGCACCGAGGCCCCGGCCGACGGTGTCCACCGCCTCCGCAAGAACGCCGTAGGGCTGGTCGGCGTCATCTTCATGGCGGTCGCCACCGCCGCGCCCATCACCGCGATGACCGGCAACGTCCCGATCGTCGTGGGCTTCGGCAACGGCCTGGGCGTGCCCGCCGGATACCTCGTGGCGACGATCGTGCTCACCGTCTTCTCGGTGGGCTACGTGGCGATGGCCAAGCACATCACCTCCGCTGGCGCTTTCTACGGCTACATCTCCCACGGCCTGGGCCAGGTCGTGGGCATGGTGGCCGGCCTGCTCGCCACCATGGCCTACGTCGTCTTCGAAGCCTCGATCATCGGGTTCTTCGCCTACTCGGCCAACGACACCTTCAAGAGCCTGGCCGGTGTGGACATCCACTGGCTCTGGTTCGCCCTGCTCGGCCTGGCGCTGAACGCGATCCTCACCTACTTCGACATCAACCTGACCGCCAAGGTCCTGGGGGTCTTCCTCGTCACCGAGATCCTCATGCTCGGGCTGACCGCCACGGTGACCCTCTTCCACGGCGGCGGCCCGGACGGCCTGATGGCGGAGACCCTCAACCCCGCGAGGGCCTTCACCGTCACCGGCCTGGAGACGGGCGCCGTCGGGCTCGGCCTGTTCATGTGCTTCTGGTCCTGGGTCGGGTTCGAGTCGACCGCCATGTACGGGGAGGAGTCCCGCGAGCCCAAGAGGATCATCCCGATCGCGACCCTGGTCTCGGTGATCGGCATCGGCCTGTTCTACACCTTCGTCTCCTGGATGACGGTGGCGGCCAACGGGGTGAAGGCGCCTCAGATCGCGGCCGAGGAGTTCGCCGGGATCTTCTTCAACCCCACCGGGGAACTGGTCGGGGAGTGGGCGGTCGACCTGTTCAAGATCCTCATCCTGACCGGCTCCTTCGCCTGCTCGATGGCCTTCCACAACTGCGCCGCCCGCTACCTCTACGCGATCGGCCGCGAGGATCTCATCCCCGGCACCCGCGCGACCCTGGGCGCCACCCACCCCAGGCACGGCTCCCCGCACATCGCCGGAGCCGTGCAGACCGCGATCTCCGTGGTGATCGTGCTGGCGTTCTTCTTCGCCGGGATGGACCCCTATCTGCACATCTACACCCTGCTCGCGGTGCTGGGCACGCTGGCCGTCCTGATCGTGCAGACCCTCTGCTCGTTCTCGGTGATCGGCTACTTCCACGTCAGGAAGAAGCACCCGGAGACCGCGTCCTGGTGGCGCACCCTGCTGGCCCCGCTCTTGGGCGGCCTGGCGATGGCCTACGTGGTCCTGCTGCTGTTCCAGAACCAGGAGGCCGCCGCCGGAGACGCCGCCAAGTCCCCGTTCTTCGCCCTGATCCCCTGGATCGTGCTCGGCGCCGCCGTGCTGGGTGCCGCCCTCGCCCTCTATCTGAGGGCCCGCAGGCCCGAGAAGTACGCGATCATCGGCCGGATCGTGCTGGAGGACACCGTCGAACGTGACTGA
- a CDS encoding FAD-dependent oxidoreductase: MARTSSLRALQRLAAEHHDARRLRIPVEDLRGLRAEAAAVPGGIARRDLLRRAALAGLAVTALGSAQGRARADVTPQAKPPLKPARVAVIGAGIAGLTAALTLRDAGATPIVYEADPSRVGGRMYSQRSHWAGGQTSEIGGELIDVEHKKMLELCRRFGLSTVNFAGAGPNGAEEILHVNGAYYPRSQADADFKEMYQTLHADLQAAGEVRWDSTTPEGTALDNMSIRQWIDSRVPGGYASDLGRFLDVAYNVEYGAETTDQSSLALVLLMGYQPNPGHFNVWGLSDERYHIVGGNDLLPQAMAAALPSGSVQTGWELLAVRANADGTQTLTFDNGGTTRTVVADHTVLTVPLPILQRLDLSRAGFDARMTALLRDARMGYVTKLNMQFTRRTWIGAGPWPGVSAGDCFTDLPFQQCWDTTKGQAGSTGVLIQYGGGDAARSLDPSTPFPTDSDAYVRALVASTLTRIDTVFPGTKAEWNGRAQLSAWHRNPYALGAYSYWPVGYLHRHAGYEGTRQGNVHIAGEHCSYDFQGFMNGGATEGERAAGEVIDALR, from the coding sequence ATGGCACGAACCTCGTCCCTGCGCGCGCTCCAGCGCCTGGCAGCCGAGCACCACGACGCCCGCCGTCTCCGGATCCCCGTCGAAGACCTGCGCGGACTGCGCGCCGAGGCCGCCGCCGTACCGGGCGGTATCGCCCGCCGTGACCTGCTCAGGCGCGCCGCGCTGGCCGGTCTGGCGGTCACCGCGCTCGGCTCCGCCCAGGGCCGCGCCCGCGCCGACGTCACGCCGCAGGCCAAGCCGCCGCTCAAGCCCGCCCGGGTGGCCGTCATCGGCGCCGGGATCGCCGGGCTCACCGCGGCGCTCACCCTCAGGGACGCGGGGGCCACCCCGATCGTCTACGAGGCCGACCCGTCACGGGTCGGCGGCCGGATGTACTCCCAGCGCTCCCACTGGGCGGGCGGCCAGACCTCCGAGATCGGCGGCGAGCTGATCGACGTCGAACACAAGAAGATGCTGGAGCTGTGCCGCCGTTTCGGCCTGTCCACAGTCAACTTCGCCGGGGCCGGGCCGAACGGCGCCGAGGAGATCCTGCACGTCAACGGCGCCTACTACCCGCGCTCCCAGGCGGACGCCGACTTCAAGGAGATGTATCAGACGCTCCACGCCGACCTGCAGGCCGCCGGCGAGGTGAGGTGGGACAGCACCACGCCGGAGGGCACCGCGCTGGACAACATGTCGATCCGGCAGTGGATCGACTCCCGGGTGCCCGGCGGCTACGCCTCGGACCTCGGCCGCTTCCTCGACGTCGCCTACAACGTCGAGTACGGGGCCGAGACGACCGACCAGTCCTCTCTCGCGCTGGTCCTGCTGATGGGCTACCAGCCCAATCCCGGCCACTTCAACGTCTGGGGCCTGTCGGACGAGCGCTATCACATCGTCGGCGGCAACGACCTGCTCCCGCAGGCCATGGCGGCGGCCCTGCCGTCCGGCTCGGTCCAGACGGGCTGGGAGCTGCTGGCGGTGCGGGCGAACGCCGACGGCACCCAGACGCTCACCTTCGACAACGGCGGCACCACCAGGACTGTCGTCGCCGACCACACGGTCCTCACCGTGCCCCTGCCGATCCTGCAGCGCCTGGACCTGTCGCGCGCCGGATTCGACGCCCGCATGACGGCCCTGCTGCGTGACGCCCGGATGGGCTACGTCACCAAGCTCAACATGCAGTTCACCCGCCGGACCTGGATCGGCGCCGGCCCGTGGCCGGGGGTGTCGGCCGGGGACTGCTTCACCGACCTGCCCTTCCAGCAGTGCTGGGACACCACCAAGGGGCAGGCCGGCTCGACCGGGGTGCTCATCCAGTACGGCGGCGGCGACGCGGCCCGGTCCCTCGACCCGTCCACCCCGTTCCCCACCGACTCCGACGCCTACGTCCGCGCCCTCGTCGCCTCGACGCTCACCCGGATCGACACGGTCTTCCCCGGCACGAAGGCGGAGTGGAACGGCCGCGCCCAGCTCTCGGCCTGGCACAGGAACCCCTACGCCCTCGGCGCCTACTCCTACTGGCCGGTCGGATACCTGCACAGGCACGCGGGCTACGAGGGGACCAGGCAGGGCAACGTGCACATCGCCGGAGAGCACTGCTCCTACGACTTCCAGGGGTTCATGAACGGCGGCGCCACCGAGGGAGAGCGCGCCGCGGGCGAGGTGATCGACGCGCTGCGGTAG
- a CDS encoding NADPH-dependent FMN reductase produces the protein MPLLKVIVASTRPVRTGRAIGDWFTRHAVEHGGFDVELVDLAEVGLPFLDEPEDATTGNYVHQHTKDWSATIDAADAFVFVMPEYNYAFNAPLKNALDFLHREWAHKPVGFVSYGGLSGGLRAVELLKPVVTKLRMVPAGAAVTVFRRKSVAADGTLTVDSTLSESASAMLEELGRLTQAMSVMRSSV, from the coding sequence ATGCCGCTGCTGAAGGTCATCGTCGCCAGCACCCGTCCGGTCCGGACCGGACGCGCCATCGGCGACTGGTTCACCCGCCACGCCGTCGAGCACGGCGGGTTCGACGTGGAACTCGTCGACCTCGCCGAGGTGGGGCTGCCGTTCCTGGACGAGCCCGAGGACGCGACCACGGGAAACTACGTCCACCAGCACACCAAGGACTGGAGCGCGACGATCGACGCGGCGGACGCGTTCGTCTTCGTCATGCCGGAGTACAACTACGCCTTCAACGCCCCCCTGAAGAACGCCCTCGACTTCCTCCACCGCGAGTGGGCCCACAAGCCGGTCGGGTTCGTCAGCTACGGCGGGCTCTCCGGCGGCCTGCGCGCGGTCGAGCTGCTCAAGCCGGTCGTGACCAAGCTGCGCATGGTCCCGGCAGGCGCTGCGGTGACCGTCTTCCGGCGCAAGAGCGTGGCCGCCGACGGCACCCTGACCGTCGACAGCACCCTGTCGGAGTCGGCGAGCGCGATGCTGGAGGAGCTCGGCCGGCTCACCCAGGCGATGTCCGTGATGCGCAGCTCCGTCTGA